The Lysobacter gummosus sequence GCGCCGATCCGCTCGGCGCGGCGGCGCATGCGATCGCGCGCGCGCTGGCGCGCGACGATCTGGATCGCGCCATCGCCCTGGGCCTGTTGAACGACGACGCCGACCCGGCGCGCGCCTGCGCGCATTGCACGCCCACGTGCGCGCTGGCGATCAGCGAAGCACGCGCGAATCGGTTGACCGCATTGGCCGCGCGCGAACGCTATCGCGCCCGCGCGCAACGCCTGCAACGCCGCGCCGACGAACGCGCGGCGCAACGTGCCGGCGCCGCTCCCGTCGCCGCGAGCGAAGTCGCCGATACCGTTGATGCGGCCATCGAAGCGGCACCGCCGCCGCGCCCCGCCCTGCCCAACGCCGCCGCGGCCGCGCTCGCGCGCGCCAAGGCCAAAGCCGCGCAGCGCGGACCCACCTGAGTTACGAATCCCGCATGCCCAAGACCGCGCCCGCCAAGAAGCCAGCCAAGTCGGCCACCACCTTCAAAAACGCAGACGTCAAAGGTCCGGCGAAGAAAGCGGCGAAGGCCGCGACGTCCCCGATCGGCACGGCGGCGAAAAAGAAAACGTTGCCCCGCGCGTCCACGCCGGCGGCGAAGCAGCCGGCGAAGACCGCCCGTGCTTCGAGCAAGGCCCCGTCCGCCGGACGCGCCACGGCCAAGACCGCCGGCGCGAAATCCCCCAAGCGCGCGCCCGCCGCCGACGCACCGGTCAAGGAACGCAGCGGCGCGCAGATGAAGCCTGCGCAGATCCAGGACATGTTCGCGCGCCTGCAGGCGCTCAACCCCGCGCCGACCACCGAGCTCGAATACACCACGCCTTATGAATTGCTGGTCGCCGTCGCGCTGTCGGCGCAGTCCACCGACGTCGGCGTCAATAAAGCCACGCGCAAGTTGTTTCCCATCGCCAATACGCCGCGGCAGATCGCCGCCCTCGGGGTCGAGGGGCTCAAGCCGTATATCGCCACGATCGGGCTGTTCAACACCAAGGCCGCGAACGTGGTCGCGCTGTCGCAGCAGTTATTGGAACTGCACGGCGGCGAAGTGCCGCGCGATCGCGCTGCGCTGGAAGCATTGCCCGGGGTCGGCCGCAAGACCGCCAACGTCGTGCTCAACACCGCCTTCGGCGAGCCGACCATCGCGGTGGACACGCACATCTTCCGCGTCTCCAACCGCACCGGCCTTGCGCCGGGCAAGGATGTGCTCGCGGTCGAGCATAAGCTGCTCAAAGTGGTACCCGATGCCTACCTTCAAGATGCGCATCACTGGCTCATCCTGCACGGACGTTACGTTTGCAAGGCACGAAAACCGGATTGTCCGCACTGTGCGATCCGTGATCTTTGTCGTTTTCCGGACAAGACGCCGGGCGAGCCCGACCCCGTAGCTGCTTGATCGCAAAGGCAATTCGAATGGCAACACCGCCGTTGCCCGAGCGTCATCGCTCCGTCATGCCCGCGAAATAAGTCAGTTCTGTCACATTTACGCAACTTTCACACCCTAGCCTGCGCGGCATCTCTCCACGCCTCAGGGCTAGACCATGAAACTCTCGCGCAACACCCTTGCCGTCGCGCTGCTCGCCGCCCTCGTGGCGCCGGCCGCACACGCCGAAGTCGCTCTCGACGTCATCGGCAACTCGGAAGTCTCCTTCGAAGGTCTGGTCCAGGCGGATTTCTACAAGTTCGACACCGACACCATCGACTACGGCGCCGACGTGCCGGGCACCGACGTCGACGGCAAGGAGTACCTCAACGAACTGCGCCGCGCCGAGCTGGTGCTCAAGGGCAAGGGCCCGGGCAACATCGAATGGGTGCTGGGCTACGACGCCAAGGACGACAAGTTCCTCGACGCCAACATCAAGTACAAGTTCGGCAACAACGCCAACCACTTCATCCAGGTCGGCCAGTACAAGCAGCCGGGCGCGACGATGGAAGAGTTGTCCTCGACCAAGAACAACGACTTCGTCTCCAAGTCCTCGATCACCAACAGCCTGGGCACCGCGCGCCGCGTCGGCGTTCAGTACAACTATGGCGACAACAACTGGGGCCTGACCGCGAGCTACTTCGGCCGCGAGCTGACCCGCAACCGCGAGCACGGCGCCGGCTACGGCCTGCGCGGCTACTACGCTCCGATCAACGAAGCCGGCAACATCCTGCACTTCGGCGCGTCCTACTCGAACAAGGACACCGACGCCGACGGCATCCGCCTGCGCGCGCGTCCGATGGCCGACATGGTCGCGACCCGCTTCATCGATACCGGCAGCAGCGCCACCAGCGCCAACACCCTCAACAACCGCAGCGACCGCGTCAGCGTGATCGGCGCCGAAGGCCTGTGGGTCAAGGGCCCGTTCAAGCTGCAGGGCGAGTACATGACCATCGACGTCAAGCGCCTCAACGGCCTGGACGATTTCAGCGGCGACGGTTTCTACGTCTCGGGCCTGTGGAACATCAGCGGCGAGACCTGGGGCTACAAGGCCGGCACCCCGACCACGCCCCTGCCGAGCGATCCGTCCAAGGGCCTGTGGCAGTTGGGCCTGCGCTACGACACGATCGATCTCAACGACGGCAGCCCGATCGCCGGCACCAACCGCGTCAACGGCGTGCTCGGCGGCAAGATGGATTCCTGGACGCTCGGCGTGAACTGGTACTGGCGCTCGAACTTCAAGTTCATGCTGAACTACGTGATGGTCGATCAGGAAAAGTACAGCACCACCTTGCGCGCGAAGGCCGAAGACAACCCGAACGTCCTCGAAGCGCGCATGCAGTTCTACTGGTAAGGCAAGGCCGCCGGCGCGGACCCGTTCGCGCCGGAGGATGCATCTCTCTCCCCCTCGATCGAATTCGGTCGTTCCAGGGCGCGGCAGTGCCGCGCCCTTTTTTTGCTCGCGCCCTCATCGCCGATGGCCGCCCGCCGGGCGCCCGATTCGGCGGGCAATGACCGCTACCGCGCATCGGCCAGCCGGGCAAGTCATCTGATTGTCATGATTCCGACCCGCGACCGTCATCGAACTGTTATGGAATTCGCCGCAACGGATTCGTGCCAGCCGTCTCTCTTCAGGAGCCCCATCGTGTTCAATTCCCGTTCCTTCCGCGTGACCGCGCTTGCAGTGGCCGTCTCGTTCGCAGCATTCAGCGCGCAGGCCGCCGACGTGACCGGCGCCGGCGCTTCCTTCGTCTACCCGGTGATGTCCAAGTGGTCGGCCGACTACGCCAAGGCCACCAGCAAGAAGGTCAACTACCAGTCGATCGGTTCCGGCGGCGGTATCGCCCAGATCAAGGCCGCGACGGTGGACTTCGGTTCCTCCGACGCCCCGCTCAAGCCCGAAGAGCTGGCCAAGTTCGGCCTGGCCCAGTTCCCGTCGGTGATCGGCGGCGTGGTGCCGGTGATCAACGTGCCGGGCGTGGCCTCCGGCGCGATGAAGCTCGACGGCGAGACCCTGGGCAACATCTTCCTGGGCAAGATCACCAAGTGGAACGATCCGGCCATCGTCGCCCTCAACGGCGGCCTGCAGCTGCCCGACAAGAAGATCACCGTCGTGCACCGCTCCGACGGCTCGGGCACCACCTTCAACTTCGCCAACTACTTGTCGAAGGTCAACGCCGAGTGGAAGACCTCGGTCGGCGAAGGCACCGCTGTGAAGTGGCCGATCGGCATCGGCGGCAAGGGCAATGAAGGCGTCGCCGCCTACGTCAAGCAGATCCAGGGCGGCATCGGCTATGTCGAGCTGTCGTACGCACTGCAGAACAAGATGTCGTACTCGCGCATGAAGAACGCCGACGGCAAGTTCGTGCTGCCGACCGACGAGACCTTCGGCGCGGCCGCGGCCAGCGCCGACTGGGCCGGTGCGAAGGACTTCTATCTGGTCATGACCAACGCGCCGGGCGAGAACTCCTGGCCGATCACCGCGACCAACTTCATCCTGATGTACAAGCAGCCCAAGAACGCCGAAGGCGCCAAGAACGCGAAGGAATTCTTCCGCTGGGTCTACGCCAACGGCGATCAGCAGGCCAAGTCGCTGGACTACGTGCCGCTGCCCGACGCGCTGGTCAAGCAGGTCGAGAGCTACTGGTCGGCGAACATGAACTACTGATCGGCCAGGTCGTCCGGCGCGAGCCGGTCGGATCCGGGGGGTTCCGCAGACCAGGGGAAGATCGGACGAAACGGGCCTTCGGGCCCGTTTTGTTTTTGTGGGGTGTGTTCAGGAAACGAGGACGAAGCCCTTCTCCCGCAGGCGGGAGAAGGTGGCCCGAAGGGCCGGATGAGGGCCGCCAGACCCGCGGCCGCCCGCCCCAGCCAAGCCGATTGTTACGTTCCGATCACCCTAAACCCATGCAAAACCGCGACGCCCGCCACCGCCTCCGGCCTTTCACTACAGATTGATGACGAATCGATGTCATAGCGGTGTAACAAAAAGATCATCAAATGGCGCCACCAAGCCGGCGCCCATGCCGGCCCCTCCCCTCACGGAGTTCCACATGAAATCCTCGCCGGCCCGCATCGCCGTCCTCTCTCTCGCCATCGCGCTGGCCGCCTCCGCATGCGGCGGCAAACAGAATCCGGCCCCCGCCGCGGGCGAGCCCAAGACCGACGCGGCCGCTCCGGCCGGCGACCAGGTCGCCGCGCAGATCACCGGCGCCGGCGCGAGCTTCGTCTACCCGCTGATCTCCAAGTGGTCGTCGGACTACAACAAGGCCAGCGGCGCCAAGGTCAACTACCAGTCGATCGGTTCCGGCGGCGGCATCGCCCAGATCAAGGCCGCGACGGTCGATTTCGGCTCCTCCGACAAGCCGCTGCCGAGCGACGAGCTCGCCGCCGCCGGCCTGGGCCAGTTCCCGTCCGCGATCGGCGGCGTGGTCCCGGTGATCAACGTGGACGGCGTCGAGGCCGGCAAGCTGCGCCTCACCGGTCCGCTGCTGGCGAACATCTTCCTGGGCACGGTCGGCAAGTGGAACGACCCGAGCATCGCCGCCGTCAACCCGGGCGTGACCCTGCCCGACCTGAAGATCAACGTCGTCCACCGCTCCGACGGTTCGGGCACGACCTTCAACTTCTCCAACTACCTGTCCAAGGTCAGCCCGGAGTGGAAGACCAAGGTCGGCGAAGGCACCTCGGTGCAGTGGCCGGGCGGCGTCGGCGGCAAGGGCAACGAAGGCGTTGCGTCCTACGTGATGCAGATCAAGGGCTCGATCGGCTACGTCGAACTGGCCTACGCGGTGCAGAACAAGATGGCGCACACCCAGCTGCAGAACGCGGCCGGCCAGTTCGTGCAGCCCAACGCGGAAGCCTTCGCCGCCGCGGCCTCCACCGCCGACTGGGCCAACGCGAAAGACTTCAACCTGATCATCACCAACGCCGCCGGCGAGAAGTCCTGGCCGATCACCGCGACCAATTTCATCCTGATGTACAAGCAGCCCAAGGACGCCAAGCGCAGCGCCGACACGCGCGCGTTCTTCAAGTGGGCCTTCGAGAACGGCCAGGAGCAGGCCAAGTCGCTGGACTACGTGCCGCTGCCGCCGGAACTGGTCAAGCAGATCGAAGCTTATTGGGCGGCTGAGTTCAAGTGACGCATCGGCCCCCGCCCGCAAAGCGGGAGCGGGTGAGCGGATGCGTTTGCGAGCCACCGGCTCGCGCATCCGCGAACGCCAGGGCGACCCGCCCTGGCCGGGACGCGAAAGAAACAAGAGTGATGCCACCTATCTGAAAGGTTTGTCGCGATGCAGCCCTGGATCCCCGCCTTCGCGGGGATGACGGAAAAAACGAAGTCGCTGGATCCCCGCGTTCGCGGGGATGACGAGCAAAAGCCAAGCCCCATGACGAACAGCCGGCTCAACGCAACAACGCCTTACCGCACTCCCGGTTTCACGCAAAGCACCAAGCCCGCCACCGCAAGCCCGGCCAAGACGGATCTCCCCTCGCAATGAACGCGACCGCCCTACCTGCTTCAAACGGCGTCTCCGCCCGCGATCGCACCGACGCGCGCAACGATCGATTCTTCCGTTACTTCGTCACCTCCACCGCCATCTTCGTTCTGGTCGCGCTGGCCGGCGCCGCGCTGTCGATGCTGTGGGGCGGCCGTGCCGTGCTCGCATCGGAAGGCCTGAACTTCTTCACCTCCAGCGACTGGAACCCGGCCGCGGACAAGTACGGCGCGCTGGTGCCGATCTACGGCACCATCGTCACCGCGGTGATCGCGATGGTGATCGCCGTGCCGATCAGCTTCGGCATCGCCTTTTTCCTGACCGAAGTCGCGCCGCGCTGGGCGCGCGGCCCGATCGGCACCGCGATCGAACTGCTCGCCGGCATCCCCTCGATCATCTACGGCATGTGGGGCTTCTTCGTGCTCATGCCGGTGATGCGCGAACACATCATCCCCTGGCTCATCGACCACCTCAGCCCGCTACCGCTGATCGGGCCGCTGTTCCAGGGACCGCCGATCGGCGTGGGCATGCTGACCTCGGGCCTGGTCCTGTCGATCATGATCATCCCCTTCATTTCCTCGGTGATGCGCGAGGTCTTCCTGACCGTGCCGACCCGGCTCAAGGAATCGGCCTACGCGCTGGGCTCGACCAAGTGGGAAGTCAGCTGGGACATCGTGCTGCCGTACACGCGCTCGGCGGTGATCGGCGGCGTGTTCCTGGGCCTGGGCCGCGCGCTCGGCGAGACCATGGCGGTCGCCTTCGTGATCGGCAACGCGGTGCAGTTCACCCCGTCGCTGATCGATCCGAGCACGACCATCGCCGCGCTGATCGCGAACGACTTCGGCGAGGCTTCGGAAACCTATCGCTCGGCGCTGGTGCTGCTCGGCTTCGTGCTGTTCATCGTCACCTTCGTGGTGCTGGCCGCCGCGCGCCTGATGTTGATGCAACTGTCCCGCAAGGAGGGCAACTGATGGCCACCGCCTTCGCCACCGATGCCCGCACCCGGGCCGCGGACAAGCTTTATCGCCGCCGCCGCGTCGTCAACGTCATCGCCCTCGCCCTGGCCTGCGCGGCCGCGGTGTTCGGCCTGGCGTTCCTGGGCTGGATCCTGTGGACGCTGCTGGTCAAGGGACTGGGCGGCGTGAACCTGGATCTGTTCATCCGCGACCAGCCGCCGCCGATGGAAGCCGGCGGCCTGCGCAACGCCATCTTCGGCAGCATCGCCATGTGCACGATGGGCCTGCTGATCGGCACCCCGCTCGGCATCGCCGCCGGCACCTGGCTCGCCGAATACGGCAACAAGCGCAAGTTCGGCACCGTGGTGCGTTTCGTCAACGACATCCTGCTGTCGGCGCCGTCGATCGTGCTGGGCCTGTTCGTGTACGCGGTGTTCGTCGCCAAGCCGACCCCGGACAGCAACGCGCTGCTGGGCTTCTCGGCGCTGTCGGGCGCGATCGCGCTGGCCTTCATCGTGCTGCCGGTGGTGGTGCGCACCACCGACGAAATGCTGCGACTGGTGCCGGGACAGATGCGCGAAGCGGCGCTGTCGCTGGGCGTGCCGCAATGGAAGGTGATCGTGCAGGTGCTGTACAAGTCGGCGCTGCCGGGCATCGTCACCGGCGTGCTGCTGGCGCTGGCGCGAATCTCCGGCGAAACCGCGCCGCTGCTGTTCACCGCATTCGGCAATTCGTTCTGGACCGTGGACGTGACCGGGCCGATGGCCGCGGTCTCGATCGTGATGTTCAACTTCGCCGGCAAGGGCTACGAGAACTGGGAACACATCGCCTGGGCCGGCGCCCTAGTCCTGACCGCGTTCGTGCTGCTGGTCAGCCTGGTCGCCCGCGCACTTCTGCTACGAAACAAAATCAGCCATGACTGACCTGTCAACCGTGAACACCGAGCGAACCCCGGCCATGAAAGATGCACGTCTCACCGTCGCCGCACCCGACCGCGACGCGGTCGTCGGCGCCAATCCGGTCAAGCTCGCCGCGCGCGGCCTGGACTTCTATTACGACAAGTTCCACGCCCTCAAGTCGATCAACCTGGAAATCCCGGAGAAACAGGTCACCGCGCTGATCGGGCCGTCGGGTTGCGGCAAGTCCACCCTGCTGCGCATCTTCAACCGCATCTACGCGCTGTACCCCAAGCTGGAAGCGCGCGGCGAAGTGGTGCTGGACGGCGAGAACATCCTCGACCCGAAGTACCCGATGAACCGCCTGCGCAGCAAGGTCGGCATGGTATTCCAAAAGCCGGTGCCGTTCCCGATGACCATCTTCGAGAACGTGGCCTACGGCATCCGCCATCACGAGAAGCTGTCGAAGTCGGAAATGAACGATCGCGTCGAACACGCGCTGCGCCAGGGCGCGCTGTGGGATGAGGTCAAGGACAAGCTGGGCCAGAGCGCGCTGGGCCTGTCCGGCGGCCAGCAGCAGCGTCTGTGCATCGCCCGCGCGGTGGCGCTCAAGCCCTCGGTGCTGCTGCTGGACGAACCGACCTCGGCGCTGGACCCGATCTCCACCAGCCGCATCGAGCAACTGGTCGAAGAACTCAAGAAGGACTACACGATCGCGATCGTGACCCACAACATGCAACAGGCCGCGCGCGTGTCCGACTTCACCGCCTTCATGTACCTGGGCGACCTGATCGAGCACGGCCCGACCGAACAGATTTTCTCCAAGCCGACCAAGCAGCAGACCGAGGATTACATTACCGGTCGCTTTGGTTGATTTCGACGGGAATGGGGAATCGGGAATCGGGAATCGTAAAAAACGACGAACCCGCCTCCCGACTCCAGTCCCGCGACCGCAGCCGTTGATCCTGCCGTTGCTTTTCCGATTCCCGATTCCCGATTCCCCATACCCGGCGGTACCGCCATGAGCACCCAAATGCACGATCACATCGTCAAGAGCTACGACGACGAGCAGCGCCGCCTGCTCGACGAAACCCTGCGCATGGGCGAGATGGCCGCGTCCCAGCTCGAATCCGCGCTCGACGTGGTCCAGCGCCGCGACGACAAGGCCGCCGAACGCATCATCGCCAACGATGAGGCCATCGACGCGCTGGAGCAGGAAATCAGCCACGACGTCATGAAGCTGGCCCTGCGCGGGCCGATGGCGCGGGATCTGCGCGAGATTCTGGCCGCGATCCGCATCGCCGCCGACATCGAGCGCGTCGGCGACTACGCCGCCAACGTCGCCAAGCGCTCCACCGCGCTGAACCTGTCGCCGCCGCTGCCGCACGTGGCCGGGCTGCATGCATTGGGCACGCTGGCGGTCAAGCAGTTGCGCGACGTGCTGTCGGCCTATCGCGACAACGACATCGAGCTGGCCCAGCGCGTGCGCGAGCGCGACGCCGAGATCGACACCGCTTACACCGGCCTGTTCCGCGAGCTGCTGACCTACATGATGGAAGACGCGCGCAGCATCACCGCCTGCACCCATCTGCTGTTCATGGCCAAGAACATCGAGCGGGTCGGCGACCACGCCACCAACATCGCGGAGAACGTCTGGTTCCTGGTCAAGGGCGAAGAACTGCTGCCGCCCCGCGAGAAGCGCGACGACACCAACACCACCGGCGCGATCTGATCCGCCCAGCGCCCGCGGCCATCGCGGGCGCGTTCATCGGCGCCGCCGCCGCGCATCGCGGCGCACGCTGCAGTGCAGCAAGCTTCGGCGAGCGCCTGCCCGCCTCATCCCTCACCGCACCCCTCGCGCTGCGTCGTCGCCCCGGCCGCCTCCGCGCGCGCCGATCCGGTCGCGGCCAAGTCCTTGCCGCGCAAGGGCTGCAAACGGTTACATGCCGATTTCGATGAACCCGTTCTAAACGCGGCTGTCACTTCGATGCGATTCCGCGAATCCGATCGCTTCCTGCCCAACTCTTGGTACGTACACGCGACACCGCGTCGCAGTGTATTTTTACTGGACTGGGAGGAGACCCGGATGACGGTATTGATGGCTAACGGAGATTTGGCCGCCGCCCGCTCGGGCGACCCGGCCGCCTTGGAGCGGGTGCTGATCCACTCGCGCCAGGATCTGCGCCGTTACGCCGAGTACCACTGCGTCATCAACGACATCGAGGACGCGGTGCAGGAAAGCCTGATCACGATCTCGCGCAAACTGCGCGACCTGCGCGTGCTCGAATGCTTCGTCTCCTGGACCTTCCGCATCGTCAAGCGCGAATGCAACCGCTTCAAGCGCGGCCGGCGCATGCTCAGCGGCGACATGATCACCGAGGACATCCTGCCCGTCGTCACGCCCGAGCCGGCCGAATGGCGCCATGATGTCGCCGCGGCCTTGGAATCGTTACCCGCGCACTATCGCCAGATCATTCTCCTGCGCGATCTTGAAGGCCTGAGCATCGCCGAGATCGGCGACCGCCTGGGCACCACCCGCGAAGCGGTGAAGTCGCGCCTGCACCGGGCGCGCGCACTGGCGCGCGAATACCTGGATGCCTGACTGCATCCACGCCGCGATCGCCCCCGTATCCATTCGCACCGACATTCGCTATACCCCACCGCAACAAACCCGCTGCACGCAACACCCGCAACATCTGGATGCTTACGATTCGCCCTGGCAACAATGCAAGACCCTTACAAACGGCCCCGGCACTCCGGGCCGTCAATCCAACGGCGGGACCCCCGCCCTCATCGCCACACAGGAGTCATCCATGTCCAAGCAAATCAAGAAGCCCCTCGCCCTCGCTCTCGGCGCTACCCTCATCGGTGGTCTGAGCCTGTCGGCTTCCGCATTCGCGATGAGCGATCTGTCGCAGGGTTATCTGCTCGGCGCCCAGCAGGCTCCGCCGGCCGCCGAGAAGGCCGCCGACGCCAAGGCCGCCGCCGACACCGCCAAGCACGCCGAAGGCACCTGCGGCGCCGACAAGAAAGCCGGTAAGGAAGGCAGCTGCGGCGCCGACAAGAAGGCCGGCAAGGAAGGCAGCTGCGGCGCCGACAAGAAGGCCGGCAAAGAAGGCAGCTGCGGCGCCGACAAGAAGCACGCCGAAGGCAAGTGCGGCGAAGGCAAGTGCGGCGCCGACAAGAAGGCGGGCGCTGCCAAGGCCGTGAAGACCGGCGACGGCGCCGCCAAGAAGGCCGCGGAAGGCAAGTGCGGCGAAGGCAAGTGCGGCGGTTCGATCTGATCGCGCAGCACGACTGACGATGGACGGCATGCATCCACTGTCTTCGGATGCCGTCGGCCTCGGCCTGCGGCGGGCCCTGTTGGGCCCGCTGCAGTCCGCGCCGTTCGGCGCCGGCGCGCGCCGGGATTTCGACTTCCTCGAATGCGCTCCGGAAAACTGGATCGGCATCGGCGGCGTCTACGGCGAAGCGCTGCGCGAGTTGTCCTCGCGTTATCCGCTGGTCTGCCACGGCCTGTCGCTGTCGTTGGGCGGCACCGCACCGCTGGACGAAACCTTCCTGGCCCGGGTGCGGCGTTTTCTCGATGAACATCGCGTCGCCCGCTACAGCGAACATCTGAGCTACTGCAGCGACGACGGCCATCTGTACGACCTGCTGCCGATTCCGTTCACGGAAGAAGCCGTGCACCACGTCGCCGCGCGCATCCGCCGCACCCAGGACATCGTCGGCCGCCGCATCGCGGTGGAGAACGCCTCCTACTACGCCGCGCCGCACCAGGAAATGAGCGAAATCGAGTTCACCCGCGCGATCCTGGCCGAAGCCGACTGCGATCTGCTGCTGGACGTCAACAACGTCTACGTCAACTCGATCAATCACCGCTACGACGCACGCGAATTCATCCGCGCGATGCCGCACGAACGCATCGCCTACATCCATGTGGCCGGGCATTACGACGAAGCCGACGATCTGAAAGTCGACACCCACGGCGCGCCGGTCAAGAACGAGGTCTGGTCGCTGCTCGGCGACGCTTACCGCATGTTCGGCGCGCGCCCGACGCTGCTGGAACGCGACTTCAATTTCCCGCCGTACCAGGAACTGGTCGATGAGCTGGACATCGTGCGCCGCGTGCTGAGCGAATCGGCCCACGCCGCCGCGCCCGAACGCGACGCCGCGCGCCGCGCCCAGCGCGCCTGAGCCATGAACGACGCCCCCTCGCGCCTGCGCGCGCAACAGTTCGAACTCACCCGCCATCTGCGCGATCCTAACGCCAGCCCGGCGCCGGCGGGTATCGAAGATCGGCGGCTGGGGATTTATCGCGATCTGCTGTTCAACAATATCGAAGGGTTGTTGTCGGGCAATTTCCCGGTGATCCGCAAGCTGCTCGGCGAAGAACGCTGGGAGCGGTTGGTGCGCGATTTCTATCGCGACTACCGCTGCCACACGCCGTTGTTCGCCGAGATCGCGCGTGAATTCCTG is a genomic window containing:
- the nth gene encoding endonuclease III, with the protein product MKPAQIQDMFARLQALNPAPTTELEYTTPYELLVAVALSAQSTDVGVNKATRKLFPIANTPRQIAALGVEGLKPYIATIGLFNTKAANVVALSQQLLELHGGEVPRDRAALEALPGVGRKTANVVLNTAFGEPTIAVDTHIFRVSNRTGLAPGKDVLAVEHKLLKVVPDAYLQDAHHWLILHGRYVCKARKPDCPHCAIRDLCRFPDKTPGEPDPVAA
- a CDS encoding OprO/OprP family phosphate-selective porin: MKLSRNTLAVALLAALVAPAAHAEVALDVIGNSEVSFEGLVQADFYKFDTDTIDYGADVPGTDVDGKEYLNELRRAELVLKGKGPGNIEWVLGYDAKDDKFLDANIKYKFGNNANHFIQVGQYKQPGATMEELSSTKNNDFVSKSSITNSLGTARRVGVQYNYGDNNWGLTASYFGRELTRNREHGAGYGLRGYYAPINEAGNILHFGASYSNKDTDADGIRLRARPMADMVATRFIDTGSSATSANTLNNRSDRVSVIGAEGLWVKGPFKLQGEYMTIDVKRLNGLDDFSGDGFYVSGLWNISGETWGYKAGTPTTPLPSDPSKGLWQLGLRYDTIDLNDGSPIAGTNRVNGVLGGKMDSWTLGVNWYWRSNFKFMLNYVMVDQEKYSTTLRAKAEDNPNVLEARMQFYW
- the pstS gene encoding phosphate ABC transporter substrate-binding protein PstS; amino-acid sequence: MEFAATDSCQPSLFRSPIVFNSRSFRVTALAVAVSFAAFSAQAADVTGAGASFVYPVMSKWSADYAKATSKKVNYQSIGSGGGIAQIKAATVDFGSSDAPLKPEELAKFGLAQFPSVIGGVVPVINVPGVASGAMKLDGETLGNIFLGKITKWNDPAIVALNGGLQLPDKKITVVHRSDGSGTTFNFANYLSKVNAEWKTSVGEGTAVKWPIGIGGKGNEGVAAYVKQIQGGIGYVELSYALQNKMSYSRMKNADGKFVLPTDETFGAAAASADWAGAKDFYLVMTNAPGENSWPITATNFILMYKQPKNAEGAKNAKEFFRWVYANGDQQAKSLDYVPLPDALVKQVESYWSANMNY
- the pstS gene encoding phosphate ABC transporter substrate-binding protein PstS, whose protein sequence is MKSSPARIAVLSLAIALAASACGGKQNPAPAAGEPKTDAAAPAGDQVAAQITGAGASFVYPLISKWSSDYNKASGAKVNYQSIGSGGGIAQIKAATVDFGSSDKPLPSDELAAAGLGQFPSAIGGVVPVINVDGVEAGKLRLTGPLLANIFLGTVGKWNDPSIAAVNPGVTLPDLKINVVHRSDGSGTTFNFSNYLSKVSPEWKTKVGEGTSVQWPGGVGGKGNEGVASYVMQIKGSIGYVELAYAVQNKMAHTQLQNAAGQFVQPNAEAFAAAASTADWANAKDFNLIITNAAGEKSWPITATNFILMYKQPKDAKRSADTRAFFKWAFENGQEQAKSLDYVPLPPELVKQIEAYWAAEFK
- the pstC gene encoding phosphate ABC transporter permease subunit PstC, whose protein sequence is MNATALPASNGVSARDRTDARNDRFFRYFVTSTAIFVLVALAGAALSMLWGGRAVLASEGLNFFTSSDWNPAADKYGALVPIYGTIVTAVIAMVIAVPISFGIAFFLTEVAPRWARGPIGTAIELLAGIPSIIYGMWGFFVLMPVMREHIIPWLIDHLSPLPLIGPLFQGPPIGVGMLTSGLVLSIMIIPFISSVMREVFLTVPTRLKESAYALGSTKWEVSWDIVLPYTRSAVIGGVFLGLGRALGETMAVAFVIGNAVQFTPSLIDPSTTIAALIANDFGEASETYRSALVLLGFVLFIVTFVVLAAARLMLMQLSRKEGN
- the pstA gene encoding phosphate ABC transporter permease PstA, which encodes MATAFATDARTRAADKLYRRRRVVNVIALALACAAAVFGLAFLGWILWTLLVKGLGGVNLDLFIRDQPPPMEAGGLRNAIFGSIAMCTMGLLIGTPLGIAAGTWLAEYGNKRKFGTVVRFVNDILLSAPSIVLGLFVYAVFVAKPTPDSNALLGFSALSGAIALAFIVLPVVVRTTDEMLRLVPGQMREAALSLGVPQWKVIVQVLYKSALPGIVTGVLLALARISGETAPLLFTAFGNSFWTVDVTGPMAAVSIVMFNFAGKGYENWEHIAWAGALVLTAFVLLVSLVARALLLRNKISHD
- the pstB gene encoding phosphate ABC transporter ATP-binding protein PstB, which gives rise to MTDLSTVNTERTPAMKDARLTVAAPDRDAVVGANPVKLAARGLDFYYDKFHALKSINLEIPEKQVTALIGPSGCGKSTLLRIFNRIYALYPKLEARGEVVLDGENILDPKYPMNRLRSKVGMVFQKPVPFPMTIFENVAYGIRHHEKLSKSEMNDRVEHALRQGALWDEVKDKLGQSALGLSGGQQQRLCIARAVALKPSVLLLDEPTSALDPISTSRIEQLVEELKKDYTIAIVTHNMQQAARVSDFTAFMYLGDLIEHGPTEQIFSKPTKQQTEDYITGRFG
- the phoU gene encoding phosphate signaling complex protein PhoU, translated to MSTQMHDHIVKSYDDEQRRLLDETLRMGEMAASQLESALDVVQRRDDKAAERIIANDEAIDALEQEISHDVMKLALRGPMARDLREILAAIRIAADIERVGDYAANVAKRSTALNLSPPLPHVAGLHALGTLAVKQLRDVLSAYRDNDIELAQRVRERDAEIDTAYTGLFRELLTYMMEDARSITACTHLLFMAKNIERVGDHATNIAENVWFLVKGEELLPPREKRDDTNTTGAI
- a CDS encoding RNA polymerase sigma factor, with protein sequence MPRKGCKRLHADFDEPVLNAAVTSMRFRESDRFLPNSWYVHATPRRSVFLLDWEETRMTVLMANGDLAAARSGDPAALERVLIHSRQDLRRYAEYHCVINDIEDAVQESLITISRKLRDLRVLECFVSWTFRIVKRECNRFKRGRRMLSGDMITEDILPVVTPEPAEWRHDVAAALESLPAHYRQIILLRDLEGLSIAEIGDRLGTTREAVKSRLHRARALAREYLDA
- a CDS encoding DUF692 domain-containing protein — encoded protein: MHPLSSDAVGLGLRRALLGPLQSAPFGAGARRDFDFLECAPENWIGIGGVYGEALRELSSRYPLVCHGLSLSLGGTAPLDETFLARVRRFLDEHRVARYSEHLSYCSDDGHLYDLLPIPFTEEAVHHVAARIRRTQDIVGRRIAVENASYYAAPHQEMSEIEFTRAILAEADCDLLLDVNNVYVNSINHRYDAREFIRAMPHERIAYIHVAGHYDEADDLKVDTHGAPVKNEVWSLLGDAYRMFGARPTLLERDFNFPPYQELVDELDIVRRVLSESAHAAAPERDAARRAQRA